The Musa acuminata AAA Group cultivar baxijiao chromosome BXJ1-8, Cavendish_Baxijiao_AAA, whole genome shotgun sequence genomic sequence CCGACGCAAAGAAGTAAGCTTCATAGTTTATTTTCTTGTTATTCGTGAGGGAGGTGAGGGTTTAAACCGGTTCTACTACTAGAACGGTGGATCTGAAGGTGCTTGCTACTGGTGCAGATTGGAAGGTAAGGTTGCCCTCATCACCGGTGGAGCCAGCGGCATCGGCGAGTGCACCGCCAAGCTCTTCTGCCGTCACGGAGCCAAGGTCGTCGTCGCCGACGTCCAGGACGAGCTCGGCACCGCAGTCTGCAGCGGTCTCGGCCCGGCCGCCTCCTTCATCCACTGCGACGTCACCAGCGAAGACGACGTAAGCGCCGCGGTCGACCACGCCGTCGCAAAGTTCGGCCGACTTGACATCATGTTCAACAACGCCGGTAATGCACCCGCCGCTGCTCTTGTCGTCGAGTCATTCGGCACGCAGGTATATATACTGATGATGAGAGCGCAGGCATCACCGGCGCCGCCTGCCATAACATCCTCCAGTGCGAGAAGTCCGACTTCGAGCGGGTGGTGGGCGTCAACCTGGTGGGGCCGTTCCTGGGGACGAAGCACGCGGCTCGCGTCATGATCCCGGCGCGCAAGGGGAGCATCATCACCACCTCGAGCCTGGCGGGGGTCATCGGCGCCGCTGCCTCGCACGCGTACACCTGCTCCAAGCACGCGGTGGTGGGGCTGACGAAGAACGCGGCGGCGGAGCTGGGCCAGTTCGGCGTCCGGGTGAACTGCGTGTCGCCTGCGGCGGCGGCGACGCCGCTGGCGATGAGATACGTGGGGCTCGAGGGCGAAGCCTTCGACATGGCCATGACCGCCGTCGCCAACCTCAAAGGGGTGAGCCTGGGGACGGAGGACGTGGCCGATGCGGTGCTCTACTTGGCGAGCGACGACTCCAAGTACGTCAGTGGGCACAACCTTGTGCTCGATGGAGGATGCTCGGTGGCCTATCCTTCCTTCAATCTCTTTAAACGGGAGGAATCTCTTTAGACGGGAGGAATCTTCACACGATGGCCTCCTCTTGTGTGCTGCTGTTGGAGAGTCTTGAGCTCCATTGTGTGCTGCTGTTGAAGAGTCTTGAGCTCCGTTGTGTGCTGTTTAGGACTCCATCAATAATGGGAACATTGCTCGATGTGTCGGTATCCTTTCCATTGTGTGCTGTTTAGGACTCCCATCAATAATGAGAACATTGCTCGATGTGTTGCTATCCCTTTAGCTTTTAGCTTTTAGCTTTTAGCTTTTAGCCTGTGTGTGTTGATAGTTTGGGCCTTAGGCGCAATCCATCAAAGCCCATATAGAGGGTAGAAATGGGCTGCACAATTAGTCAACTTCACACCTCTACTTGCAAATGGTTAATTTTAGGAGattactttttattattattgataagcTATATCAAGAACTTTAAATATTCATGACATATCCctttataaatagatatatatgttcttaatttataatttattttcttcttcttcttcttcttcttcttctcctcttaatTGTCGAAGGTGgcataaaataatgaaaaaagaaagatgatgaaattagataaactaaaaa encodes the following:
- the LOC135587223 gene encoding momilactone A synthase-like, translating into MATCSDLPADAKKLEGKVALITGGASGIGECTAKLFCRHGAKVVVADVQDELGTAVCSGLGPAASFIHCDVTSEDDVSAAVDHAVAKFGRLDIMFNNAGITGAACHNILQCEKSDFERVVGVNLVGPFLGTKHAARVMIPARKGSIITTSSLAGVIGAAASHAYTCSKHAVVGLTKNAAAELGQFGVRVNCVSPAAAATPLAMRYVGLEGEAFDMAMTAVANLKGVSLGTEDVADAVLYLASDDSKYVSGHNLVLDGGCSVAYPSFNLFKREESL